aaaaatcaacCTTCCAGCAGTTTTAGGTGGCCAGAACACTGAAATACAGAGTGACAGAGTAATGAACACTCAAAGTTCCTGCAAACTGAGTAGTGACCAAGCATTTTCTCTTCTGACAGAAGGGGCTTTCTCTTTTTATAGTATTTGCCTTTTTCCCTAGCTCAATATTGAACCTCCTGATGACCCTGAGGAAGATTTGAGATTGCAGCAgttgcaagcagcagcagctcaatgGCAGCAGCATCCCCATCACCGAGTTGGATTTCAGTATCAGAGAATAATGCAGAAGCATGCTCAGCTGCAGCAGATAGTACAACAGTATCAACAGATTATGCAACAGCCTCCACATTTACAGGTGAACCACTGAGGAGATAGTATTTGATATACTTCTTGGATGAGCTAACACTCATGATCTGCTGAAAAATAAGTAGCTGAATAATTTGTCATGGTTGGCTCGTTTGTCTAGCTACTTTTTATGCATGGGCAGGAGTCTGTATCCCCTTTTCCTACTCTTGCtcaacttcaaaacaaaaaaaaattgagagcCAGTGGGTGAAGCTTCAATAGGATGAGAAATATAAGACTGTGCTTGGCATAAGATTTTCAGATATATCTGGATGATATAGGAACAAGCTGAGTGGCTCAATATGCACACAATATTGAATTTGCTCAGCTTTGAACATTTTACTGCTGGAGAAATAGTTCACAAAAAAGGTCAAGTAATCAGATGATTGCATGGAGTAAGTGGGTAAAGTGCCCTTTTTTACAACATCATGTAGTACAAAAATAATTATATGTAATGATGATAAAGTAAACATAGTTGTCAAAAATCTCCACTTAAAATAAGGAAGTCACTGTCACACATTATTTTTGATGCAAATGATcagcaagaattaaaaaaatgtctTAAGAACAAGCTTAGATAATTATATAACTATTAACAATCTTTAAGTGTTTAATTAGAAGTTGATTGCTGCTCTGGTTCTGTAAGTTGGTATTAGATAGTTGAGTCAGCTTTTTCTGGTTTGGGGGAATCTGTATGTTAAGTATTTCTTTGTAGCTTGGgctgttcccttattttaaaaaaatctgttaggaTAATCCCTAAAAATCTCAGATTAGATCAAGCCTGTGGGATATTAGTACCTGTATCTACACGTAATGAAAGACATTCCCTGCTTGAAAGAGACTTCACTGAACAAATTCCCACCTTTTTATTGCAGACAATGTCAGTGGACATGCAGCTGCGACATTATGAGGCACAGCAGAAACAGTTCCAGCAGCTTCATAAAGATTGGGAGCGATCAATGAACCAACAATGGCAGCATCAGCTTCAAACCTACCCTCACAAAGACCAGCTTCAGGAATATGAAAAACAATGGAAAGCATGGGATGAACAGATGAAGGTGACTCAGTCGCATCTGCAGGAGAAAGTGAACTCACTCCAAAACCTGAAGACTCAGTACCCTGCAAATGTTTCACTGCCACCTCCATTTGTTCCATATTCTCAAACTGCTCAAGGTGGCATTCCTATTATGCCTCCGACTTTACCTTCAACTACACCTCCACTGGTCCCCCCACCTCTCTCTTCTGGGCCTCAGTTGTCTAACTCCTCTGTCCCTTCAGGATCCAGTTCTCAAGGCAGTCAATCTACTGAGACACCAAggccagctctgcttcccacccctGGTACCTATGCATCAAAAATAGCTAGTTCACCTGTATTTTCATCTTACCATTCTCAAGTAAGTTCATCTTTTGGCTCTTCAGACCATGGAAAGTCTCAAGTTCACCTTAGTAAACAAACTGTCTCTATTTCATCTGAGCAAGGATCTGGGGAACTGAAAGCCCCTTCTGCAGTGTCTTCAACACATGCACCTACCATGCAGGATAAACCAGTGAGATCAGGTGGATTGCTTCCAGATCCTCCCAGAGGAGCACGTTTTGAAGGCCCCAGAGGTCCTAGGtaagggtgtttttgttttgttgatttATACACATTCCAGGCTAGAAGCCTTTCAGTGATGCATTAAGCAATTAGACATCTGTCTCGTTCTCAAATCTTCCTGGTGCTgtgtaaaatgcatttgtttcattgaggttttattttaaaggtgtGTATGCCATGGTCTGTATTTATCTTATTAAAGCAAAGATAGATAAATAGATGTCTTTCATTTGAGCATTACCTAGGATAGATCACATTCTTTTTCTAGTAAAATGGTTAGGCACAatgctcccttttcattcccaGAGACATAATATCCTTTTTGTGACAAGAGGAAAGATGCTATAAATATATTTGATAGGTCTTTATTGTCTTTAGCTTAAAGATAATAACTCATACTTTGAAAGAATGATCCTATATGAGAAGCTATCTAAATCTAAATTTCCAATGATTTGTCTGTGATACTTGGAACATAATTTAGGAACCTCTAAAGCAAAAAATGTTAGAGGATTATTTATAAGGCATTACTACAACATTTGCCTGTTGTAGGCATATGATAACACTTTAACATAGGCATGCTGAAAGAGATTCAGGAAAGTATTCAGCTGAATATATACCTGAATATACTAATGTATCTAATTACCAGCAAATTGGGtgatatttgcatttaaaaaaaaaaaaattattcttggcTTGTAATCCAGCATTGTTGTTGCAGAAGGATGTGACAGGAATTGGAAAATTCAGAGCTgtgtattttttcattaatttcttaTACTATGAGAGAGTTCTGCAGCTGTGTGTGACTGTCTTATTCAGCATACTTTTCTAAGTGACTTCCTGATAAGAGGGAGCTAGTGCTTGTCTTAAGTAGAAATCAATGATTTTCTACATAGCATTGCTTAGCATTCAAATAATTATCAacgagagaaaggaaaaaaatgaagagttgAGCCTTAGCCTTATGTTAGAATTCTTTGCCATTTGGGTGGTTTTATTACATCATGTTGGTCTTGATTTTGAAGGTTACAGTCTCCACCTTTCTGGAAAGATAGAGGTTTATTCAAATTTAAATCTCTGTTTTATCTGCTGGGTGGCCTGCTAGCTTAATGTAAAGCTACTCTAAAAGCCAGCGTTTTATGTGGCTTTATATCTGCTATATGGTTTAATCCAAGATCGtgcttttagaatttttttttttcatgcttgacACAATACCAGGCTGCAAAAACCAACATCTAGTTCTGTCCGATCAAGACTGGTTGATGTGATGCACATTGGTTCAAAAAAAACATTGTTGTTCCATTAAATTATTTCTATATTTCACGCTCTGCTAGATTTTACAGTCATGTTTTCAtgttgttttatttctcttctctttgcttCCAAAGTGATGCTTAGTGAATAATAATTCATGAATTGCTACTAATGTAAATGAATCTGTTATAACTTGGAATAATTTCTTATCTCCccatggtttaaaaaaatgttgtttctgATCCTGATGATTTTTCTGATGTACAGTTCTGAAACAGACTGTATTTATGATTTGCTACTGCATGTCTTTTATGTGTGTTGGTTTAGAGCTCTATATTTTGTGACCATAGGCTATGGACAATCAAAAATTCATAGAAAGTGCATGCAATAGCTTTAGTTTTGAGCATGCTTACAGTATTTAATTAACACCGGTACATTCCTGTATTTTGGTTGCATGACAAGACTAAAGCTTTATCAAAGCCTTCCCGAACATCAATTTACTGTTTGTTCTCAATATAGGTATTATAAAACAGAGCCCTAATGAATTTTTAATTGAACTTTGGAAATTTTAACGTTAAGTGTGTTACCTGGTACCATGTCAGCTAAGAAGTCCCAGGTAATGATTAGACATATAAAAAGATGCTCCCTCACCCCTTTTTAGTAATTAACACTTCCCAAGAAGCTCTAAAAAATCCGCTTAAGCTAATTTTCTATGTTTCAGGGGTGAAGTGCATCTTATAGTATCCAACCTTTTCTCGTACCTGTTCCTTCCATGCAAAAGTTGATCCtgcaaacataattaaaaaaaaaataagacgTCATACCACTGTACTTTGTAATTTCTTCTATTTCCTCCTATTCTTCTCGCCTTCTCTCCCTCATTCCAAATAAAGGCAatttggttattaaaaaaaaaaaaaagtgctttctacTTTGTGTTGAAGTGTTAACATATTAGAATTATTAAAACTCTTTGAGGTTGTGTAAGTGATCTCCTCATTTGGTGAAATATTCTCTAAACCAGAAAATTCTGCAACGAGTCAACCAGTTTTGGTAACTAAGCAATAATGAATCAATATCCAGTAAGACTCAATTGTGAGTCCTAAACATCCAAGCAGTTTGACTTCAGGCATAAGTTCTGTATTTGGAATAAAATGAATTTGATTCTTTCTAGTCTATTATGTAAATAAGTATTTGAACCAATGCTGAAAAACTGGATTTTTAACTAGATGGGCCTTGTTAAATATGATTGCATGAATTATTCTTTATGCTGTTTTACCTGGCCTATTTCACATATTCAAGTCATAATAGTTATAGATGCTCTCAGAAGGAATTCAAGAAGTGTtgcaataaaatatatttgttttcggTATATCCTCTTGTATAGATCTGGGCAATATCATCGTTTGCTGCACTTTCTGAAAGGACTGTATTTATAGATTTTCTATGTTGTGTTCATCATTGTAGTTAAGTAGGCTTGTTGAACAATATCAAAACAGAAGTTTAACAGAAGTTGTTGAGTTCAACAAaagttttgtaaaaacaaaagttGAATGTCTTTTTCAAATCAATTTGCTAGCTGTCCTTATAAGTCAAGTTTCAATCCTGAGATATTTAAACCAAGTTTCTTTTTTAGGGTTGCCTAGTCCACAAGGGGCTTAAACTGTTCTTCGTTGGGCAGTGTTGAATTGACAACCATGTCTCTGTGCTTCTGCACTGGTTCAGTAGGGTTTGATCCTAAGGCACATTAGGATATAAAAGCGATTTTCAAGAATGAAGCTGccttttggaggattttttttttttagatgctcATCTGACTAAAATTACCATTATTTCACGTGTAGGTTTGACGGACCTCGAGGAAGAGGATATGATAAATTTGAAGGCTCAAGACAGAGAGGGCCTCGTTTTGACTCCCAGCGCTCAGAAGGGTACAGGTCACGTTTTGACCGACAGAATGCAGACGGACATTCTTCAAGTAGGTGGGGGACTATCCCACGAGGACCAGCAGCACAATTTTATACTTCCCCAAATACATCACATCCACATGGGTCCCGACCTAGTGGTCCACGGTGGAGAGGACCCAGGCCTCCTTTGGGACAGCAGCATTCACAAGCAGACTCACGATCAGAAAacaaagagcctttcacagacaTAGCTGGCAATCAGCAGACTCTGAATAGAACTCAGTCTATGCCTGAAGCAAAAGGTGCAGGTTCTGTTGAGCCCAGTGAGGACCTGACCAACACTGAACAGGAACCATCCAAAGCTGAAGTCAAAGAAACTATTTCAGACCCTCCTAAAAAGTGGACATGGAGTTCACATGATCCTAATCAACAAGTAGAAGAGTCCACAGCGACTACTCCACCTATTCAGAGCCAGAAACCAACATCCCTTTCTAATAATCCTGTAGCTTTGCAGTCGGGTATTACAAGAACAGGAGGTGCGGTAACCCCTGTAACAGGAAATCAGGATTTGAATTCCACAGACAGTCAGTTGCTTGCTTCAGATAGTAATCAGGGCCTACCTGGAccagaaagcagagggaaagggccATTTATGCATGAAGATAGAGGCAAGGGACCAGTAGGCAGAGGAAGGGGACAGGGCAGACTGGATGATGGCCGTGGCAGAGGGCACGGAGATGGCCGTGGCTGGGGAATGGGCCGTGGCAGGGGGATGGGCGGCCGAGGGATGGGAAGGATGGATGGTGGCCGGGGAATGGGAAGGATGGATGGTGGCTGGGGAATGGGCAGGATGGATGATGGCCGTGGCAGGGGAATGGGCAGGATGGACGATGGCCGTGGCAGAGGATATATATACAGAAGCAGAGGACAGGCTAGACATGCATCTATCCGTGGCAGGGGGATGTtcaggagagcaggcagcagggagaggatgCCAGATAGGAGGtcgggcagcagggagaggatgCCAGATGGACGGTCAGGCAGCCGAGAGAGGGGACTGGTTGGACGGTCAGATAGCCGGGAGAGGGTTATGTCTAGCCGAGACAGAGAGCTAGCTGGGCGGACAGGCAGCCGGGACAGGGGACGGGCAGGCAGCCGGGAAAGAGGCCCCATCCGGCGGGCGGGTAGTCGGGAGAGGGAGCCCATCCGGCGGGCGGGTAGTCGGGAGAGGGAGCCCATCCGGCGGGCGGGTAGTCGGGAGAGGGAGCCCATCCGGCGGGCGGGTAGCCGGGAGAGGGGCCCTGTCAGGCGGGCAGGTAGTCGGGAGAGGGGCCCTGTCAGGCGGGCAGGTAGCCGGGAGAGGGGCCCTGTCAGGCGGGCAGGTAGCCGGGAGAGGGAAGGAGGTAGGTCTGAAACAGGCAATACAGATAAACCGATTCACCTAGGAGACGATTCAGACAAATTGCCTCCATACCATCGAGATGAGACGCTTAGGGATCCTTGGAGTCATGAAGATGAGAGAATGCAGGAGGAATTTCCTTTAGATAGTCGAGACGCCCCTCCTTTGGAGCGTGAACGATCAGATGATTGGGAAAGAGAACGATACTGGAGAGAGCACAACTCTGATTATCATGATGATTCTGTAGATCCCTATGATAGAGATGACAGGTTACCATCCCACCATTCATTGCCACCGCTATCTCCTCTACCGCCACTACCTCCTTTATCATCTGATCATGACAGACGAGATTCATGGTGGGATGACTGGGAAAGGCCAAGGGAACGGGAACTAGATAGAGATCTGGACAGGACTGGAAGATCCTCAGATATTTATGATCAAGATTTAGACAGAGAATGGGACAGAGACTGGGACATGAGACCTATGGATGATAGAGAAATGGGGAACCGTGACCTGGATATCCCCCCTCTACCACCTTTGCCACCTCTTCCACCTCTGGACAGATACCGTGAAGATAGGTGGAGGGAGGATAGGGACAGGGATCATTATGACAGAGACCTCCGAGATAGGGGGGAGCTAAGGATTCGAGAGTATCCAGAGAGGTATGACACATGGCGGGAGAAGCAAGACTACCTTCCTGAAAGGGCTGATTGGGAGAGGGAACGATTGTCTGATAGATGGTATCCAGATGATATAGACAGACTACGACCTTTGGATGATCAGCTAGAGTCATCCCTTCCTCCACCTTCACATTCCTCTGATATGCTGGGAACAGATTCAAACCTGGACTCTGAACAGTCACTGGGAGGAGTGATGGTCCTTAGCCAAAGACAGCATGAGATAATTCTGAAGGCTGCCCAGGAGCTCAAAATGCTTCGGTGAGTTGCCTAATCCTGTCACTTTTGGGGGAATAAAAATTGCTAAGtaggtttattttcttttctttatccaTTTTGATAATTGCTACATTTATTTTAGAGTTTTGAGCTGGTATACTTTGGTTGTATGGTATTGTGTGGGGGACAGTAATTTCCTTCTGGACATCTTTGTGATAAATGTTTGTTATGATGCATTAGTATGTTGTAATGAGTTGACTCTTGTGTTTCTGAcctatcttcctctttccttccaatgaaaattaaatattctGTTTGACTAGGAGTAGGTAAACTTTGATGTCCCAAACTTTCCTTGGGATTGTGAATCCTGCCTACAGTTTCAGCTGTTACGTTGGCAAGTCAGTCATATCGTAGCTTTAACCAGCCCTTTAGGCAAtttggatcacagaatcacagaatggttgaggttggaagggacctctggagatcatctggtccaaatgGGGATGTGAATGAAGTTTTCAAAGTCTTTTCATGAATGAGCTGCCTTTGAGATTCAGagcattatttttaattgttggCTCTCTCCTCTTCATGCCTTTCTCAGAGAACATGATACACATTTATAGGTATTCtcttgttttattatatttcacaTATAAAAATTACCAATTTTAAAgctcttttgttaaaaaatattctgattttataTCAAAAGCTTATGTGAAGATTTTGACGTTTGATATAACACTGGGTCCCTGTAGGGAAGCACACATTACATATTAGTAGAACAAATGACTAATGTGGAATAAGGCACTTAGACTAAGACACCTTTCACCACAAATATGTTTCCATTTCCAGGAGTTCATTGTGTCTCACCTACTCAGATATTTTTCTAAGCCTGAAAATAATGTTCACTGTTTTATTGGAAAGAAAAATTGTGCTGATTTACTCTTGTAAAATTCATGACCTTAGCAAGCTTTGGAACCTCCATTTTGGACATTTATCTAGTAATGGGAATTGCAAGTTAGATGCCACGAGAGCCTGTTGCCTGGTGCTTCTGATGCTCATGCTCCTGAAGTATGTTCTT
This is a stretch of genomic DNA from Apteryx mantelli isolate bAptMan1 chromosome 4, bAptMan1.hap1, whole genome shotgun sequence. It encodes these proteins:
- the YLPM1 gene encoding YLP motif-containing protein 1 isoform X2, with translation MYPAWGLYGAAGHYPPPPTSIPPPPLPIPPPSVPPPAVPPMPLPSYPPPGPAPAAPAAGPAAAGPPPAGTSGFLSLQEQHLAQLQQLQQMHQKQLQSVLLGPPPPPGPPPPGLPPPPLPGSFAEWQQQQQPPPPVPPPVRSYQKQFAHREPPPPARKPPAAARERDGQEAPPGHGEWGEPVPSSPVPMDMELSSPPQSPQPAAQAYLPPSQAYLPPPQAEPSYLPPSQPPPAASPPLQPPYVPRAQASQPPPNFSEPPPSYLEPPPAAAAQPYLPPAAAYAAHPQPYLLPAQASPSQPKSSQPHFAPSQTSVAAPAQQEPAPSAGKEAGAGADPHGAAQPDPATMTPQEQQQYWYQQHLLSLQQRAKAHAQGQQQMKGPGVVKDASEQRKSEEGKMSASAQQSEPPPLNESLPPASKEESSLTSTETQLNIEPPDDPEEDLRLQQLQAAAAQWQQHPHHRVGFQYQRIMQKHAQLQQIVQQYQQIMQQPPHLQTMSVDMQLRHYEAQQKQFQQLHKDWERSMNQQWQHQLQTYPHKDQLQEYEKQWKAWDEQMKVTQSHLQEKVNSLQNLKTQYPANVSLPPPFVPYSQTAQGGIPIMPPTLPSTTPPLVPPPLSSGPQLSNSSVPSGSSSQGSQSTETPRPALLPTPGTYASKIASSPVFSSYHSQVSSSFGSSDHGKSQVHLSKQTVSISSEQGSGELKAPSAVSSTHAPTMQDKPVRSGGLLPDPPRGARFEGPRGPRFDGPRGRGYDKFEGSRQRGPRFDSQRSEGYRSRFDRQNADGHSSSRWGTIPRGPAAQFYTSPNTSHPHGSRPSGPRWRGPRPPLGQQHSQADSRSENKEPFTDIAGNQQTLNRTQSMPEAKGAGSVEPSEDLTNTEQEPSKAEVKETISDPPKKWTWSSHDPNQQVEESTATTPPIQSQKPTSLSNNPVALQSGITRTGGAVTPVTGNQDLNSTDSQLLASDSNQGLPGPESRGKGPFMHEDRGKGPVGRGRGQGRLDDGRGRGHGDGRGWGMGRGRGMGGRGMGRMDGGRGMGRMDGGWGMGRMDDGRGRGMGRMDDGRGRGYIYRSRGQARHASIRGRGMFRRAGSRERMPDRRSGSRERMPDGRSGSRERGLVGRSDSRERVMSSRDRELAGRTGSRDRGRAGSRERGPIRRAGSREREPIRRAGSREREPIRRAGSREREPIRRAGSRERGPVRRAGSRERGPVRRAGSRERGPVRRAGSREREGGRSETGNTDKPIHLGDDSDKLPPYHRDETLRDPWSHEDERMQEEFPLDSRDAPPLERERSDDWERERYWREHNSDYHDDSVDPYDRDDRLPSHHSLPPLSPLPPLPPLSSDHDRRDSWWDDWERPRERELDRDLDRTGRSSDIYDQDLDREWDRDWDMRPMDDREMGNRDLDIPPLPPLPPLPPLDRYREDRWREDRDRDHYDRDLRDRGELRIREYPERYDTWREKQDYLPERADWERERLSDRWYPDDIDRLRPLDDQLESSLPPPSHSSDMLGTDSNLDSEQSLGGVMVLSQRQHEIILKAAQELKMLREQKEQLQKLKEFDPDISTQDSPRSQNTSTRPGAFQPPVLFRQPTPVTRSTAPLTRPTTPMTRPHTPVSTPTTTPSHGQSLKPSPSAVEQERWDEDSFHGLWDTNEDKGTNMEYELCKQESMLPPPVSSPVKVPAVHTSVPSGVPVSLPPVIPPVPKAPIIQQTVDYGHGRDITTSKVEQIPYGERVTLRPEPLPERQTFQKEHPSQRDRYNRERDREPYFERQGNSNTDHRDFKRERELHRDRGSVDYERERFEKERHPRDDRVLPTTPTRTQSYRDKKDHPSSRRGGFERPPYERKTDRPTYDHGPSMFGGDRRNYPEERIPISAPSVPRQPPPAPRVERKPESKNVDDILKPPGRDSRPERIVIIMRGLPGSGKTHVAKLIRDKEVECGGPAPRVLSLDDYFITEVEKEERDPDTGKKVKKKVMEYEYEADMEETYRTSMFKTFKKTLDDGFFPFIILDAINDRVRHFEQFWSAAKTKGFEVYLAEMSADNQTCSKRNIHGRKLKEINRMSDHWEAAPRHMMRLDIRSLLQDAAIEEVEMEDFDANIEDQKEEAKKDTTEEEESELGYIPKSKWEMDTSEAKLDKLDGLRTGAKRKRDWEAIASRMEDYLQLPDDYDTRASEPGKKRVRWADLEEKKDADRKRAIGFVVGQTDWEKITDESGHLAERALNRTKYI